From the Accumulibacter sp. genome, one window contains:
- a CDS encoding ArsR/SmtB family transcription factor, protein MNRTDAVTTLAALAQESRLAIFRLLVQHAPTGLTVGVIAEQLELPAPTLSFHLKTLLHAGLVNTVQEGRFVRVHACIERIDGLVGFLTENCCNGRPEVCRPPLRPAVDPAG, encoded by the coding sequence ATGAACCGTACCGATGCCGTCACCACGCTGGCTGCGCTGGCCCAGGAAAGCCGCCTCGCCATCTTCCGCCTGCTGGTGCAACATGCGCCGACCGGCCTGACCGTCGGCGTGATTGCCGAGCAACTCGAGCTACCCGCGCCAACGCTGTCCTTTCACCTGAAGACGCTGCTCCATGCCGGCCTCGTAAACACCGTCCAGGAAGGCCGTTTCGTCCGCGTCCATGCCTGCATCGAGCGGATCGACGGGCTCGTCGGCTTCCTGACCGAGAACTGTTGCAACGGTCGACCGGAAGTCTGCCGACCACCCTTGCGGCCCGCGGTGGATCCAGCCGGCTGA
- the arsB gene encoding ACR3 family arsenite efflux transporter, whose product MSHTSRACGDGDRDAEPRRMNSVFERYLSLWVLLCIVGGIALGKLAPGVAQELDRMSLDVAGAPVVSIPIAVCLFFMMYPIMVKIDFASVIQAGRSGRPVLLTLFVNWAVKPFTMYAIAFLFLGVLLRSLIGDSAVDLVKMPFGLDLPVGVAHGAGVVVLHDGVRMLEVPLWRSYLAGCILLGIAPCTAMVLVWGYLARGNDGLTLVMVAINSLTMLLLYGVLGGFLLGIGRLPVPWQALLLSIGIYVALPLAAGYLSRRWIIASKGEAWFKERFLHVLTPITIVALLITLVLLFSFKGEVILANPLTIVWIAIPLFLQTVLIFALGYALALWLRLPYRDAAPAAMIGASNHFEVAIATAVMLFGLSSGAALATVVGVLIEVPVMLALVEICRRTAHWFPAPPAGIAPAPGGQ is encoded by the coding sequence ATGAGCCACACCTCGCGAGCCTGCGGCGACGGCGACCGGGACGCCGAGCCGCGCCGGATGAACAGCGTCTTCGAACGCTACCTGAGCCTCTGGGTGCTGCTCTGCATCGTCGGCGGCATCGCCCTCGGCAAGCTCGCGCCCGGCGTCGCCCAGGAACTCGATCGCATGTCGCTCGATGTCGCGGGCGCGCCGGTGGTTTCCATCCCGATCGCGGTCTGCCTGTTCTTCATGATGTACCCGATCATGGTCAAGATCGACTTCGCCTCGGTCATCCAGGCCGGACGCAGCGGCCGGCCAGTGCTGCTGACGCTGTTCGTGAACTGGGCGGTGAAGCCATTCACCATGTACGCCATCGCCTTCCTCTTCCTCGGCGTGCTGCTGCGGTCGCTGATCGGCGACAGTGCCGTCGACCTGGTCAAGATGCCCTTCGGGCTCGACCTGCCCGTCGGCGTCGCGCACGGCGCCGGCGTCGTCGTCCTGCACGACGGCGTCCGCATGCTCGAGGTCCCGCTCTGGCGCAGCTATCTCGCCGGCTGCATCCTGCTCGGCATCGCCCCATGCACGGCGATGGTCCTCGTCTGGGGTTACCTGGCGCGCGGCAACGACGGGCTGACGCTGGTCATGGTGGCGATCAATTCGCTGACCATGCTGCTGCTCTACGGTGTTCTCGGCGGCTTTCTGCTCGGCATCGGTCGCCTGCCGGTGCCATGGCAGGCGCTGCTGCTGTCGATCGGCATCTACGTTGCGCTGCCACTGGCCGCAGGCTATCTGTCGCGGCGCTGGATCATCGCCAGCAAGGGCGAGGCCTGGTTCAAGGAACGCTTCCTGCACGTGCTCACCCCGATCACCATCGTCGCCCTGCTGATCACGCTGGTACTGCTGTTCTCGTTCAAGGGCGAGGTGATCCTCGCCAACCCGCTGACCATCGTCTGGATCGCCATCCCGCTGTTCCTGCAGACGGTGCTGATCTTTGCCCTCGGCTACGCCCTGGCGCTCTGGCTGCGTCTGCCCTACCGGGATGCCGCGCCGGCGGCGATGATCGGCGCCTCGAACCACTTCGAAGTCGCGATCGCCACCGCCGTGATGCTCTTCGGACTCTCCTCGGGCGCGGCGCTGGCGACCGTCGTCGGGGTACTGATCGAGGTGCCGGTCATGCTCGCCCTGGTCGAGATCTGCCGGCGCACGGCGCACTGGTTTCCGGCGCCGCCGGCCGGCATCGCGCCTGCGCCAGGCGGGCAATGA
- a CDS encoding VOC family protein — protein MIGYVTLGTNDLARAAAFYDELLKEVGARRLWEFPRGIAWGVAEDKPSLCIMTPFDGRPASVGNGVMVALAATSREQVGRVHARALALGGTDEGAVGPRGDGFYAGYFRDLDGNKLDVFCLG, from the coding sequence ATGATTGGCTATGTGACACTGGGTACCAACGATCTGGCAAGGGCAGCGGCCTTCTATGACGAGTTGCTGAAGGAGGTCGGTGCCCGGCGCCTTTGGGAGTTTCCGCGCGGCATTGCCTGGGGAGTGGCCGAGGACAAACCCAGTCTGTGCATCATGACGCCCTTCGATGGACGCCCGGCGAGTGTCGGCAACGGCGTCATGGTGGCGCTGGCCGCAACGTCGCGCGAGCAGGTCGGACGGGTCCATGCGCGGGCGCTCGCTCTTGGCGGGACGGATGAAGGTGCGGTCGGTCCGCGCGGTGACGGCTTCTACGCCGGCTATTTCCGCGATCTTGACGGCAACAAGCTCGACGTCTTCTGCCTGGGCTAG